The Daphnia pulex isolate KAP4 chromosome 7, ASM2113471v1 genome includes the window gaAAGAGTCGATTGAACGAATTCCAAATTTGGTagaggaaaaaatatgaaaaatagcAGTTTAATAAAGATAGGTCACATTATATAGATCAGTGGCCTATTTGTCGTGTGTTGTTTGCAGTTTATTATGCCGTGCATTAGGTTACAGGACTATTATATGATGTGATCCTcttatagttaaaaaaaaatccatttcaaTAATTTGTCGACACCACTGCACATTACGTAATACGTCAGCATTTCTATTTGAGAGCACATTAGTTATTAGTCAACTTTGCTAGAAAAAGgatttataaaattatttattcctGTTTCTTTTGTAAGATATTAACCgtttaatttcttaaattcaatttaacgCGAAAATAGTTGAATAAATGCTATTTGTGTATTGAGTTCAATTAAGCAATCAGaataaacgaaataatatttttctattgaaagGTAAGAACCGTGCATTCCAAACGACTTAATAGCGGAgtcattttgtaaataaaatgttgtcCCAAACAACAATAGGTTAACAAATATTCATTCCAGGTGGAACGCAATTCAGTAGGACACCAGCTCCAGCAAAATTGTCTGAAAAAATTCTCGAACTTGTTGAATAATAAACCGAATAGGAAGTGACAGTCGAAGTAACAGTGATAGAAATAGcaaaatttcgattttgacGAATGTAACGGTCGactgaaatttgttttggaaaaTATTCGCGGACATGGACTCCCTCCTCGTTCAAAGAAGATTTTACCAAATGGGTTGCATCAATGTTCTGGCCTTCTTTAATAGGCAGTGTTTCAGACACACTAGCGGCCGCActgtaaatataattttttaaaaggcatGACAGAGacataaataatattttcacaCATTAAGTAACAGTttgcaattattattatttaatattttttgtattgttgaTTACTTTCCATCGCTGTTGAAAAATGATGTGGTAGGATAATCGTCATCACGGTCTCCAATCAATATCGCGGAAATCATATCTCTCTTGCGTCGGCACGGGGGAGGATTTGCGGTGAATACAGttgaagtaaaacaattaaacatgGTTCCAGCAGTGATGACGGACGTCATCGTTTTGTACGAAGTCACTGTACTGAAGAGATTCAGCGGGTTCGTTATAACGCTGCCCAAATAATTGCTAATTCCAACAAATCTTGGTTCCGAGTTCGCTCTCAGTTTTTGGTGATTATTTTTCGGTGGTCTTACGAGATTACGTTGTGCAATTTCCTGTTCGTGTTGTTGGTAGTCCGCGTAAATCTGAATGTATttcatgaaatatttaaaacattttacgATTATTTACCATAAGCACCAAACCACCCGTTcctcaaaaatttttaatttgccaaaattatttttaaaaaaggaaatatttgaaaaccaCTAATTTACGTTGTCAGAGTAAAGCTGGAGGCCAGCAGCGTCTGATCTAGGAAGAATGGGCCTaatataattttgaaagttttggTCGAACAcggaataaaaaggaaaacgagcGGGATAGAAAGATTGGTAGACGTGTTGCTGCCATGTAGCCGAGACAAAACACAGTAGAAACAAAACagcgattttcattttggtcgattaatttttctgtaaaaataataaaaaaaaaaaagtttttctattatttctgactgaatatttgaatttcaatctgGGTCTAAAACTCACCGTGAATCTCGCCGAGCAAAGTCAAGTTTCCACCTGATAGTCCCGTTGACTGCTTTGAATGGATAGTTTCGCCTTTTATAgcaacgaaaaacaaaagcacATGCACGTCGGCAAGCTGTTATTCGTGGGTATTCTACAATAAGCCGGTGGCAAAAATCTGCATCAAAGAATGCTACCTTAAccaaattgaatatttttaagatattttttatttttaagatttattttttttttctcatatttttAAGACTCGTTTTGCTTATTGTGTTATTaaggtaatttttcaaaattccgtCGCATTATTGAAGAATGCGATCCGGTCATCcggaataattaaaatatttttgaatctgCACATTCagtcattcaaaaaaaatgcGCAAGGATAATAACGAAAAGTATATCCTTGGTATATCCAGGCATAATTAACGTTCAAGACGTACGCTGAAGAGGGGACTGACGGGAACTGCTGAAAATTCCTCATCCTTAAAAGTTCAAACTATTGGCCGGTCTCAGCAACacttattcaaaaatatttcagtgtacACAGATCTTAAAAAACTTGGAGATAGTGGACTGCACTGGAGAATTGcgaaacgaaatattttactCTACGATATCCCGCCATGGGATATCTTATAATTTGCCACGAGTATGCACATATCCATACTAGTACTAATGAAGATATAATAGCGCGATCAAAATatgtctgaaaaaaaattgtgatatAATCagatacaataataataaggcatataaaatttaattcctaattgaatatatatatatttttaaagacaTGTTAAGGTGTTTAAGTGTAAtgacctttaaaaaaaacgtaaaatttttgttttcggacAAAGCGAACTTTCCGCACAACACATTTATTAACTAGATCATGACGGCTAGAATAATTTCGAAATGTAAATGTATTCGGCTGTTAGACGAGAGCCGTAATAATGCCACACCCTAAAGAAATGTCATTGGTCTCACTAAACATTGAATTCGCATGACTGAACTCACGAACAACAAGTTTAACAAAGATTCATTCCAGGTAACAAACACAGCAATGTGACACCATCGTTAGCAAAATAATGCGAAAAAATCCTCGTAGTTGTTGAATAATAAACCGAATAGGAAGTGACAGTCGAAACAACAGTGATGGCAAAAATACCgaaatttcgattttgacgaaagtaacggtcaattgaaatttgttttgggaaATATTCGCGGACATGGACTTCCTCCTCATTCAAAGAAGATTTTACCAAATGGGTTGCATCAATGTTCTGGCCTTCTTTTGGGAGCTCTTCAGACACACTAGCCGCCGCCCTGGATATAATGTTATTATACATTAACAACAGTCCGTgtataattattataattgCTGCTTACTTTCCGTCGCTGCTGAATGAAGTGGTCGAATCATTTTCATCAGCGGCTCCAATCAATAACATGGAAAGCGCATCTCTCTTGCGTCGGCACGGAGTAGGATTGCTATTAACGAACAGGTCAGATTTGAAGCAGTTGTACATTGTTGCCACAGTGATGGTCGATGTCGTCGTTGTGAATGAAGTGACTGTGTTGAGGAGATTCAGCGAACTCAACAGAACGCTGgccaaatatttattatagCCAAAGAATCTCGGTTCAGAGTTCACTTTCAGCCTTTCTTGAAGATCTTTTTCCTCGGTTGTTTCCTCAGTTGTTTCAAAAGTGCGTTGCGCAATTTCCTGCTGGCGTTGTTGATAGTCCGTGTACATATATTCGACGGTTGATTAAATTACACAAAAtacataaaacattttaagaTTAAACACTTAAGCACCCGTTTTTTAAACTTGCgaaatttgtgaaatttatttaaagaacATTGGTccataataaatgaaaatacgTACGTTTCCAGAGTAAGGCTGAAGTCCAGCAGCGCCTGACCCAGGATGAATGGGCCCATAATTTTGGTCgaaaacggaataaaaagGCAAACGGCCAGAATAGACGGACCAATAAACGTGTTGTTGCCATGTAGCCGAGACAGAGCACAGTAGAAACAAAACAgcaataattttcatttcggctctgataaaattttctggaaaaataaaaaatgtgctTGTCAAAAATTTGTGACAGGATATTTCAACATCAAAACATGCTCTATAACTCACTCACCGAGAACCGCCGCGAGAACCTCGTCGGGCCAACTCAAGTTTCCACCTGAAATCAGATTGGAATAAATCGGGAATAAATAATATCTCTCCTTTTATAAACGCAAGCACACGGCAAGTTCGCTATACGTGGTTGTATTCTATAACAAGCCAGTGGCAAAAATCTGCATCAAAGAATGTTTCTTgaacaaaactgaaaataaaaaaaaaaatactcgttTTTGCCGCTGTTCCGCTGATGaggtcatttttgaaaaatttgccgCTAAATAGCGATTTGATATGTCCGATTAGAAGTTTGTGAAATATTTTACAGTCTAACAGcgaacttaaaaaatgtaattactgttaaaataatgcatatttttatattattcgtAATCGTTCGTATCAAGAAATGAGGTAATAGTGCTTTGAGAAAGCACAAACAACTGTGAAATCATTCATCACCGTGTATAGTAtgataattttgtttcaaatcatGTATTTCCATCATCACTAGTTGATTACTGGCTACGCCGAAAAACCGCGGTTCATATGCTGCGGTGCAGATATAAATTAAAtggaacaaacaaataattaagaaaaaaaaaataaaacagtttcGCTGGAGAATTTTGAGGTGTGCGTGTGTAGAAAGAGTCGCTGAAATGGtcttttctgtttgaattCTTTTAGCAAACAGCAAAGCCGGACGGAAGGCATTTAAGCTGGGCGTCGGCTGCCACGGTGGCAGTCGCCTTGATGGTGGCGCCGGCAAAGGAGAAGACAGTGGTCATGGAAGTCACCGAAACAGTGGTAGTGAGGCTCAAACTGTTCAGATTGAGCAAGCCTCTGTCTTCTTGGCTGGGGTTCACTTCGACGTCATCAGCTGAATGATTCAGAGTCTGGGAGGACTCAATTTCCGGCTCACTGCTGGCTTCCTTCCCTTCGGCAGCCGGAATAATTTCAACGGCCGACACTTCGAgactggaaaaaataattgcagatAAAAACTATTTGATTGTGTGTacgtcaattaaattttatatgtGAAAATTACGCGATAGGTTGAGCGGGTTCGATCGCCTCCTTGGTTAAGTCTGAACCGGCCAGCAGCTGCGCTAcatcacgacgacgacgggcgCAGGCCGTAGTGGCCAGCGTTGCAGCCACTGGTGGAGCTGCAAGCGGATCGGCAGGCACAACAACTGAAAACTGGGCTGTAGGAATGCACTTGACGGTTGTTGGCGTCGAAACAACAACGGTGGAAGTCGCTATAATTGTCTaacaaaggaataaaaagaaattaaaattatgaatCAAAGTGCCATACAATAACAACTtacagtggtggtggtgaaggGTCTGAAATTCGTCAATGCGCTGGGCAATGAAAacaggattttttcttcttgatcgTGTTCGATTGACGGTTCAATTTTAGGTTGATTGTCGATGTcctgattaaattttatttaaaaaaaagttgggatATAGTATCCAATCCAACATTTATGAGACAtacaaaacagaataaaaatagatttaagTTCTTACCTTAATTTCTGGCAGGGCTTCAATGTCGGCTGCTGGTTGTCCATCGGAGTAAAACAAAGGCATCAAGTGAGCCCTTGGAGCGTAGGGCATTGGCCAGACGTACCTCTGCTGATACGATAAGCCGACGAAGCAAGTGAGGAAGATCAACGCCAATTTCATCTGATGACCAGAATTATCACAAAATAATTAGTTGACAGTCAGGAAAgatacaaataagaaaaaataaattcagatTAATTTGTGTATAGTTACCTTGCGGTGTTCGATGCTGGAGTGTAACTAAACTACCCTCCATCCACCCCGTTGCTCTTTATATAGTCGGGGCTATGGAACCCAAGAATATCATcatcccttttcttcttcctataaATGTGTTAATGTATGCTATAACCTTCTCGTGTTTTCtcgagaaaattttttcttctgttatAGCCCTAGCTTTTAGTTGATAGCATCAGTTAAGAAACGGGAAGAAAAACGGGgcgattcctttttcttccacccTCTCTTATTATATTCAACCCCCATCCACCCCTTCTCTCCGAATAGTTTATAGACCTGTTGGTCATGGACTCTTGGACGTCCTTCACCCAACCTGGAAGTTCAAGTTCCTTTTAGTTCATTCACTTTTATATGTCCGTAGACAAATGCACGTAGGGCTTTCAAAACTCATGTGATGGGTTGGCTGTTGAAGATAAACcgaccagttttttttaaagctataTAACAACATCCACACGTGGCTGCTTTCGTATtagttaaaaataacaaaagaagtcTTTTCAATGGCTCATAACCCCGTCCAAAGATAATCTATTTCATAATTCAtgtcaaaaaatttctaatccGAGTGTCATTTTGTTTATATGTGTCTCATATTTATGTCGCGTAAATTCCGCATATTATTTGATATTAATGTTAATCAAATTATACTGATGGAGTCACTGTTTTATAGGGTTTTATATGTTGGCTGCGATTTATCGACGACATCCGCAACAAATTCTATTCAATTTATCTCGTCAAGGCAAGCAAACACATCCCCACTTCATCCAGATATTAGTTTTTGTAATGGAAGGTTATATAACTTATTCTTGTATTCATCGTCACACATTCAAAAGGGAAATCAAGAGGACACAAAaacctgaaattttttttttcattgagcCACCCgaataaaaatcaatcgaaatttaaatgagaaaaaagttggttaTTCCTGAGTTGAAAATGACATTTAAGCGGCACAGGCGAGGAATCCGGACGGAAGGCATTTCAGACCGGCAGCCCCGGTTAATTCTTTAGTGGACGTGATGGTCTGAGGAACAAATACGAAAGACGTGGAAGAAACGGTCACCAGCTTGGTGGTCGTGACCGGAGGACTTCCTAGACGGATTTCCGCCTTCTCCACAACTTCTTCGTCCGATTTGGAAGACGCCAGTTCCGGCTGGTCTTGCATCAGCGGAGTATCAAGGATCACACTGGTCTCCATTCTGCGATTGTGGCACAGAAAATGAATCGATTTGAACTCAAATGCAATTTGATGAATGCTTACGGCAATGGTAGAGCTGGTTGGATGATGTCGACGGTTTCACCCAAAAGAGCCGAGACGTCGCGACGGCGGCGGGCGCAGGCCGTAGTGGCGAGAACGGCAGGTGTTGGCGGATCTACAACGGCTGGTGCGACAATCGAGAACTCGGCCAACGGGATGCAGGTGACATACGCCGCCGATGTGACGGTCGTCACGGCCACTAcggtcgtcgtcgacgtcctGGTAATTAAATTGGAAATGGGCGAGAGAATGTTACCGAACAGGCGACCCAATGGCGTGTCGTTGATGTTGTTCCTCGGCAGGATCTCTTCAGCCTATGGCATTATTGTCAATCATTTCTAGCGCTTGAGATAATTGGAggataattttgttattttaccttGCTGTCGTCGTTGAAGAAATCGTAGCCGGCCGGAATTCCGTTGGCGTAAAACAACGGGACGTAGCGGGCCCGAGCTTGACGGGCGTACGGCATCGGCGGCCTGACGCCGGTGGCCAGGCAGGCCAAGCAAAGTAGCAAGAACGACAGCAGCAATTTCATCTGTATATACaatcacaattaaaatttagtttcattgaatattttacacaaaatgattgaaattgatttagaAGAGAAGAACTTACTTTTGTTGAGCGCGTCTGAGGGTTGAAGGTGAACTCTTGATTTCTTGGCCGTCTTACCGTATTTATACGCAAGCAGCTTTCATCCCCCTATCGTTCAGTAAATTCTATTCTCCACCCCTTTAGCCCCCCCCCTTTTACCCTCCTCCCCCTTCCACccgttaaaaaatttcaaacttatATAACGCAAGAGAAAACGGGGCAGTAGTAATTGTCcgaaacttttaaatttaacatccgctttttaaaaccaattaaaaaattattttgatctttTAGTTTTGGGCACTCGACTggaactttaattttttaacccCTGCAAGTACAATAAGTCCAAGTCATTGCCCCTTGATTCCAGCAGAAGCCCAGACCTTGTGATGACGTTGGCCTCTGGCAATGTTTTGTATGGGGTGCGCAACAGCACGTGGAATAGTAGACACAAACAAAGGCTTTGACATCACAACAAAGAATCGTGAGATTTTTCAACCCGAGCGATGAACTCGCCCTTGTCTCACGTACTAAAGCACAACAGTATAGGCATCCATCGAAATAAATCCGAAAAAATCCATATTGGGAATTCATTATGTAAATTCTAGAGATCAAACGACGCACGGCTTAGTGTCTTTCATTCCTCCCAAAGAATAAATTaacgaatgaaatcaaaagagacaCGGTGTGTATTTTCCTGAGCATCTAAATAGTATTGAGGTCGATTGAGGTAATAGCAGTAAATAAtcataggaaaaaaaattcagaaattggtaaataaaaaatcagatCGTTTAATAAATTAAGTGCAAATGACAAATCCGGATGGGAGGCACAGCAATCCGGCGGCTATGCCCAGCGATGTGGTGGACGTGATGGAAGTGGCCACAAAAGCGTAAGTAGTCGTGTAACTAGTTGCCGAAACCGTGGTGGTGAAAGCCGCTCGTTGCTGATACGTCGAATAATCGGCGATCGACGGTTCCagcgcttcttctttttgcgaCGAAATAATGTCCGCCATCACAGCTGGAACGTCGTCGGCAATCACGCTCGTTTCCAATCTAATAATTCATTAATGATTACAATCAGTTGATTGACATTTTATGCACAATGGACTTACGGTTTTGGTAGGTCGGgtttgatttcgatttcgtcgcCGACCAGCAATTGATTTTTGACGTCCCTCCGCCGTCTGGCGCAAGCGGTGGTGGCCGAAAATTGGGCGGCCGGGATGCACTTGACGACGGCGGCCGTCGTGGCCGTCGACGTCACCACCGACGtcagtgtcgtcgtcgtcgtgaacAGGTAGATGCTGTTGGCGTTGAGGAATAAGCGCTGCGGGGCGTTGTTGCGCGGAATCACTTCTGCGCTCTGCTTTTCATCCTGCCCGCGCCAAAttgataaaattcaaattcaaatgatgaaATGTATAATCGTATTTTTACCTTGGGGTTTACGTCGCTCTTCTTGACGACGTCGTAGCCAGCCGGAAGTCCATCGCTGTAATAGAGGGGCTTGTAAGCGGCCTGATTCGGATCGATGGGAAACGGCCAAATAAAGCGCTCCTGTTGGGAAGCGCAGACGAAACAACCCAAGACGAGAAGTGCCAATTTCATCTATATAATTTGAGTGTTACCGAATATAATcagctgaaaataaaaatttgaaaaatagtttCAACGGAGTTCAAATAGAAAGCTTCTTACCCTGATGTTGTCTATGGTCAAGACCTGTCTTCCCTCGACTCCAAGTCTAGATTTTATAGGATTTCCAAGATTCCGACAACTGGAAATAGTCAATTCCTATTGGCGGCCCTCTCGTACTCATCATTTACATCAAACCCCCTTACacgaaattttttgggggggttatATACAGctgctttctctttttttaaccccgatttgttgttgttgctatcCGCGTTTAAAAAAGAGTGATTTCTATAAGCAAAAGCGGTGTTGTAGCCTGTGTAAAGAGAACGGCCAacacaaagaagagaaagttttTCACCCCCTCTACATATCGTAACATCTTTGGTTGCTACCCCTCTGGATCACGTGGGAAGGGGATGTTTTTAAAGGTCACAACTCCCTCAAGGTCTGTATACAAACAAAGCGctcacattttaaaaagctgGTCATACAcgtggactttttttttacctcaccCCGCACCGACTACTATAGAGGGTTCCGTTAGCAACACAAAACTCTTATATTCTAAAGGTCGTCGAGAacggaaaattttaaaatcatcaaACTTGATTGCAATTAATGTTTATTGTACTGATTGCCATGTGGAAAATTCCGTTGGTTTAAAACCGAAATCCACACAGTTTGTGTGATAGAAAAAGTTAGAAATtctataattcaattttacagCTGTAATGTAAGAGAACAAAGGAATTTAATTACTAGGCTGAAAGGAAAATGTGTACGGTGGTGTACAGGCTATAGTTTAAATCGTTCTAGATTTACAACTAACTATATGTACTAAAACTTAGCCACCATAATTAAAGCTAAGATgttcatttctaatttctaagATAACAAGTGCAGAATAAATAATACATGATATGGGAGTAAAACGACGACTATAAATGGGATGTTACAAAATGTCTAACAAAGATTAATACCCGACGGTAAGCACAACAAACTGGAGCCTAGAGTAACCGTCTTCCGCGAACTGGTAACGCTGATTGTGGCGGTCGTCAGTGTGGAAGTGGTGGTTAATGTCAGAAGCGCATTCAAACCGATGAAACGAGCGCCAGCCGATCGGCGATGACTTCGGTCTTCCAGCGAAGAAACGATGGTGACGGCATCTCGGGCGGATCTGGGCGAATCGCTCAGAGAATCCAGCGTAAGGGCGGCTGAAGGTTCCACactaatttacaaaaataaattaattcacTGGAAATTACAATtgaagaataataatttttttacgtgTACATTTGAACTTGAGATGGCGAAAGAGTTTCGTGATCGTCCAGCAATTCTTTCATGACGGATAAATCGCGTCGGCGGCGGCAGGCGGTTGTCGATCCGGCGGAGAAAGAGGCGGAAGGAATGCAGGAGACGACCGACGTCGAAacgatggtggtggtggcgatgCTGTATTTAGTGCTGGTTGCCACAGTGCCGAAAAGCAGATTGGACAAGAGCGCGTTATCGAAAAGTCGTCCTTCCGGATTCTTGGGTTTACCGGGTTTACCGGGTTTACCCATCCGGGCCTCGACGGTCGACTCTTGCTGATTAGTTTCATCGTTGACATATTCATCTTGATTAATTTCCTGTTCTTCGTCCTAAaacacatattttttaattatttttttttttaattcaaattaattattatatttaaatgatttatttttaaatttaagttgattataatatttaaatgatttattttttaatttaaaaaattcaacgaaCGAACTtaccggttgttgttgttgttggaaggATTTGAATAAGACGACAGCCGGATTATTCTGCACGGGAAAATATTTCACATACTGCGGCTGGGAATAGGAATAATAAGGGTAGTTTCCCGAGAAAATGTTGCTCCATTGTCTCAAATTGTTGGCGACAGGATAATGATACTGGAGCGGCACTTTTGAATGATATTGTGGCATGGACCACAGGGCATTTTGTTGCCTAGAAACGGCGATCAGACAACTCAAGACCAATAGAGCGATCTTCATCCTATTAAATTATGTTCAAGTattatcaaaattaaatttctatcAGGACAGGCGATGCGATTTTTCTGACTGTACCTGAATGTTGCGTCTGGCGTTGTGATAACCTCCCGGTGCCCTGCCGCGCCTTTTATATTTGGCAACTTTTTCTCGatggccacacacacacaggtataCACTATACACCACcatactactactatacgGAAGAGTGcgcacaacaaaaaaatggtatTCAGACGATTGTCGTGAGACAGGCTGACACGGAAACGCTTCagatttttccccccatccaTTTGAAGATAGAGAGTAGCGCGCAACATTGCTGAGCTGCTCCGAAGACACGGCCCAGCATGGCATTCCCGATACACGTTCAAATCAATGTGGAatattcatccttttttgtgtgaGTATAGAGGACTGTTGTGGTTTTTttagtggaaaaaaaaacgttctgGGTTTACTGTTATCACGAACTCTATGATGCAAGTCGACTCGCCCCAAAAAAGGTCGTGAACGCGGtggaattttccaaacgacAAAAGAGAGGTCAAGCGC containing:
- the LOC124198834 gene encoding uncharacterized protein LOC124198834; amino-acid sequence: MKIIAVLFLLCSVSATWQQHVYWSVYSGRLPFYSVFDQNYGPIHPGSGAAGLQPYSGNEIAQRTFETTEETTEEKDLQERLKVNSEPRFFGYNKYLASVLLSSLNLLNTVTSFTTTTSTITVATMYNCFKSDLFVNSNPTPCRRKRDALSMLLIGAADENDSTTSFSSDGKAAASVSEELPKEGQNIDATHLVKSSLNEEEVHVREYFPKQISIDRYFRQNRNFGIFAITVVSTVTSYSVYYSTTTRIFSHYFANDGVTLLCLLPGMNLC
- the LOC124198836 gene encoding uncharacterized protein LOC124198836; its protein translation is MKLALIFLTCFVGLSYQQRYVWPMPYAPRAHLMPLFYSDGQPAADIEALPEIKDIDNQPKIEPSIEHDQEEKILFSLPSALTNFRPFTTTTTIIATSTVVVSTPTTVKCIPTAQFSVVVPADPLAAPPVAATLATTACARRRRDVAQLLAGSDLTKEAIEPAQPIALEVSAVEIIPAAEGKEASSEPEIESSQTLNHSADDVEVNPSQEDRGLLNLNSLSLTTTVSVTSMTTVFSFAGATIKATATVAADAQLKCLPSGFAVC
- the LOC124198838 gene encoding uncharacterized protein LOC124198838 gives rise to the protein MKLLLSFLLLCLACLATGVRPPMPYARQARARYVPLFYANGIPAGYDFFNDDSKAEEILPRNNINDTPLGRLFGNILSPISNLITRTSTTTVVAVTTVTSAAYVTCIPLAEFSIVAPAVVDPPTPAVLATTACARRRRDVSALLGETVDIIQPALPLPMETSVILDTPLMQDQPELASSKSDEEVVEKAEIRLGSPPVTTTKLVTVSSTSFVFVPQTITSTKELTGAAGLKCLPSGFLACAA
- the LOC124198839 gene encoding uncharacterized protein LOC124198839 is translated as MKLALLVLGCFVCASQQERFIWPFPIDPNQAAYKPLYYSDGLPAGYDVVKKSDVNPKDEKQSAEVIPRNNAPQRLFLNANSIYLFTTTTTLTSVVTSTATTAAVVKCIPAAQFSATTACARRRRDVKNQLLVGDEIEIKPDLPKPLETSVIADDVPAVMADIISSQKEEALEPSIADYSTYQQRAAFTTTVSATSYTTTYAFVATSITSTTSLGIAAGLLCLPSGFVICT
- the LOC124198833 gene encoding uncharacterized protein LOC124198833, whose product is MKIALLVLSCLIAVSRQQNALWSMPQYHSKVPLQYHYPVANNLRQWSNIFSGNYPYYSYSQPQYVKYFPVQNNPAVVLFKSFQQQQQPDEEQEINQDEYVNDETNQQESTVEARMGKPGKPGKPKNPEGRLFDNALLSNLLFGTVATSTKYSIATTTIVSTSVVSCIPSASFSAGSTTACRRRRDLSVMKELLDDHETLSPSQVQIVEPSAALTLDSLSDSPRSARDAVTIVSSLEDRSHRRSAGARFIGLNALLTLTTTSTLTTATISVTSSRKTVTLGSSLLCLPSGINLC